AAGATAAAGGCTGAAACTCAAATTAAATTTGAGGCTCTCAACCACTGTCTAGAAGAGTATGGGAAATTCAGCCTAGTAAATTTTTGGGAAGTTTATGCATATTGACTTTTATGCATTTAAGTTGAGTTAATAATAGTTTTGAACTTCAAATATAATGGTATTAATTAGGACTCATATGGTTAAGTATTTCGTATTGAAGCGGTTATCTTTAGTCTGCATTGTCGTTGCGTCATCGGTGGCTTCTGCGCAAGATTGGGTGATGCCAACGCCCTTTGGTGATCGAAACCAGCCAACCCAAATCGCTTATGAGTTTGCAGAAGACGTGCAAGCCTTGACGAATGGCGAGGTTAATATTCTGGTGAAATCAAATGGCCACGCACTGCCTCATTTTGCGATTCCTGGGGCAGTAATGACGGGCAAAGTGGTGATTGGTGAGTTTCTATTGGGGTTGTTGGATAAACGAAATTCCGTGTTTCAGCACGATATGATTCCGTTCCTCGCTGATAACTATGATGATGCTCAGTTGTTGTGGCAGGTATCGAAAGCGGATACTCAGAAGCAGCTGCATAAGCTGGGCCTACACTATTTATACGTGGTGCCGTGGACGCCTTATAGTGTGTTCTCGACGCGTAAGATTGAAAGCATTGGCGATTTTAGCCGTTTGTCCATTCGTGCGTTTAACCAGACGGTGACAACTTTGATCCAGAGTCTTGGTGCGAATCCCGTTCAAGTGCCGCTGAAGGAAGTAAAGTCGGCGTTTGAGCAAGGCAAATTAGACGGTCGTTTTGCGTCTCTTTCTGTTGGAGAGGATTCTCAGGT
The Marinomonas maritima DNA segment above includes these coding regions:
- the dctP gene encoding TRAP transporter substrate-binding protein DctP — protein: MVKYFVLKRLSLVCIVVASSVASAQDWVMPTPFGDRNQPTQIAYEFAEDVQALTNGEVNILVKSNGHALPHFAIPGAVMTGKVVIGEFLLGLLDKRNSVFQHDMIPFLADNYDDAQLLWQVSKADTQKQLHKLGLHYLYVVPWTPYSVFSTRKIESIGDFSRLSIRAFNQTVTTLIQSLGANPVQVPLKEVKSAFEQGKLDGRFASLSVGEDSQVWTYAPYLNDLRIWIPKEIVVMNKNAFDKLDEKTKAAIEKASLKAERNGWLQTKERVETDLASLKNGGIIYSKPSNKLLRELEVINQRMTQEWINHDPKQNGSIYRAFREAQRQSKSIK